In Plectropomus leopardus isolate mb unplaced genomic scaffold, YSFRI_Pleo_2.0 unplaced_scaffold1921, whole genome shotgun sequence, one genomic interval encodes:
- the LOC121965252 gene encoding beta-galactoside alpha-2,6-sialyltransferase 2-like, which produces VVLMMSLCSEVSVYEFIPSERRSDLCHYYERYRDAACTLGAYHPLLYEKLLVQRINGGPGAQLRTRGRATLRGLRTLRCGL; this is translated from the coding sequence GAGTCGtgttgatgatgtcactgtgcaGCGAGGTCAGCGTGTACGAGTTCATCCCGTCCGAGCGCCGCAGTGACCTCTGTCATTACTACGAGCGTTACCGTGATGCCGCCTGCACGCTGGGCGCGTACCACCCGCTGCTCTACGAGAAGCTGCTGGTCCAGAGGATCAACGGGGGCCCTGGGGCCCAGCTGAGGACCAGGGGCCGCGCCACGCTCAGGGGCCTCCGGACGCTCCGCTGCGGACTGTGA